The following are encoded in a window of Paraburkholderia hospita genomic DNA:
- a CDS encoding ABC transporter ATP-binding protein yields the protein MAQNKALLEVKDLSVRFARRDGAPVDAVQRVSFSLDKGKTLGIVGESGSGKSQTVMALLGLLAKSGKVSGEALYNGTNLLTMNEAALNRIRGDRIGMIFQDPMTSLNPFLTIERQMTETLQLHRKLSRREAKQRAIETLERVRIPDAARRIGMYPHEFSGGMRQRVMIAMALLSEPEILIADEPTTALDVTVQAQIIELLRELNRERGTAIILITHDMGVVAGLCDDVMVMYAGQTVEQAPAQQLFAAPTHPYTIGLLNALPRLTDDDDQPLQTIPGNPPLPGMATQGCAFAPRCTYAEERCRATRPALEPIEGEVHALRACHRPVQAIAEVL from the coding sequence ATGGCACAGAACAAGGCACTACTCGAAGTCAAAGACCTGAGCGTGCGCTTCGCGCGCCGCGACGGCGCGCCCGTCGACGCCGTGCAGCGCGTGTCGTTCTCGCTCGACAAAGGCAAGACGCTCGGTATCGTCGGCGAATCGGGCTCGGGCAAAAGCCAGACCGTGATGGCGCTGCTCGGCCTGCTCGCGAAAAGCGGCAAGGTCAGCGGCGAAGCGCTCTACAACGGCACGAACCTGCTGACGATGAACGAGGCCGCGCTCAACCGCATTCGCGGCGACCGCATCGGCATGATCTTCCAGGACCCGATGACGTCGCTCAATCCGTTCCTCACGATCGAGCGGCAAATGACGGAGACGCTGCAACTGCATCGCAAGCTGTCGCGCCGCGAGGCGAAGCAGCGCGCGATCGAAACGCTCGAACGCGTGCGTATTCCCGATGCGGCGCGCCGTATCGGCATGTATCCGCACGAGTTCTCGGGCGGCATGCGCCAGCGCGTGATGATCGCGATGGCGCTGTTGTCGGAACCCGAAATCCTGATCGCCGATGAACCGACCACGGCCCTCGACGTCACCGTGCAGGCACAGATCATCGAACTGCTGCGCGAGCTGAACCGCGAGCGCGGCACCGCGATCATCCTGATCACGCACGACATGGGCGTGGTGGCCGGTCTGTGCGACGACGTGATGGTGATGTACGCGGGGCAAACGGTCGAACAGGCGCCCGCGCAGCAACTGTTCGCCGCGCCGACGCATCCGTACACGATCGGCCTGCTGAACGCGCTGCCGCGACTCACCGACGATGACGACCAGCCGCTGCAAACCATTCCGGGCAATCCGCCGTTGCCGGGCATGGCGACACAAGGCTGCGCATTCGCGCCGCGCTGCACGTACGCCGAAGAGCGATGCCGCGCGACCCGTCCGGCGCTCGAACCGATCGAAGGCGAAGTCCATGCGCTGCGCGCGTGCCATCGTCCCGTCCAGGCTATCGCGGAGGTGCTATGA
- a CDS encoding ABC transporter permease — protein MPPVSLTVVDAPPSRSPLATAARRFVRNRAAFVALLLLAVIMLACFVGPLLSPNNAIDSDWSAISLAPTLDNMHWFGTDELGRDLLVRTLVGGRVSLEVGLLGTLVSGLIGVAWGATAGYLGGRVDAVMMRIVDMMYAIPYMLIAILMMTLFGRAFYLVVLTISAFSWLDMARVVRGQTLSLRSREFIDAAKAIGVDSRSIITRHIVPNLIGVVVVYATVTVPGIVLTESVLSFLGLGVQEPMTSWGVLIQDGAQKLESTPWLLLCPALMLCATLYSVSFVGDGLRDALDPKDR, from the coding sequence ATGCCACCTGTTTCATTGACCGTCGTCGATGCGCCGCCTTCGCGCAGCCCGCTCGCGACGGCCGCGCGCCGCTTCGTGCGCAATCGCGCGGCGTTCGTCGCGCTTCTGTTGCTGGCCGTCATCATGCTCGCGTGCTTCGTCGGGCCGCTGCTGTCGCCGAACAACGCGATCGACAGCGACTGGTCCGCGATCAGCCTCGCGCCGACACTCGACAACATGCACTGGTTCGGCACCGACGAACTCGGCCGCGACCTGCTGGTGCGCACGCTGGTCGGCGGGCGCGTGTCGCTCGAAGTCGGTTTGCTCGGCACGCTCGTATCGGGACTGATCGGCGTCGCGTGGGGCGCGACGGCCGGCTATCTCGGCGGCAGAGTCGATGCCGTGATGATGCGCATCGTCGACATGATGTACGCGATCCCCTACATGCTGATCGCGATCCTGATGATGACGCTGTTCGGCCGCGCGTTTTATCTGGTCGTGCTGACCATCAGCGCTTTTTCGTGGCTCGACATGGCGCGCGTCGTGCGTGGGCAAACGTTGTCGTTGCGCTCACGCGAATTCATCGACGCAGCCAAAGCGATCGGCGTCGATTCGCGTTCGATCATCACGCGCCATATCGTGCCGAACCTGATCGGCGTCGTGGTCGTCTATGCGACGGTCACGGTGCCGGGCATCGTGCTGACGGAATCGGTGCTGTCGTTTCTCGGCCTCGGCGTGCAGGAACCGATGACGAGCTGGGGCGTGCTGATCCAGGACGGCGCGCAGAAGCTCGAATCGACGCCGTGGCTGCTGCTGTGCCCCGCTCTCATGCTGTGCGCGACGCTTTATAGCGTGAGCTTCGTCGGCGACGGCCTGCGCGATGCACTCGATCCGAAGGACCGCTGA
- a CDS encoding ABC transporter permease subunit: protein MLAYTLRRTLWAIPTILAVITACYLLLHLTPGGPFDTEKHLSDATLANLNARYHLDEPLWQQYLHYLWALLHGDLGLSFRYTDWSVTDLVLKALPVSLGVGGVSVPIAVVIGVTLGTIAAVRRDSVIDHAVMVLGNIGNVVPPFVLGPLLVWVFAILLKTADGHGWLPAGGWGEGEWRYRVLPIALLTIINVALIARVMRGSMIEVLSGNFIRTARAKGLPARTIVLRHAMKPALMPVVSLLGSVCISSITAAVVTESVFALPGIGQLVVNGAINRDYTLVLGLVVLTTAVAVLFNLLVDLAYAWLDPRIRY, encoded by the coding sequence ATGCTTGCATACACGTTGCGCCGCACGCTGTGGGCGATCCCGACGATACTCGCCGTGATCACCGCATGCTATCTGCTGCTGCATCTCACCCCGGGCGGCCCGTTCGATACCGAGAAGCATCTGTCGGATGCCACGCTCGCGAACCTGAACGCGCGCTATCACCTCGACGAGCCCCTGTGGCAGCAGTATCTGCACTATCTGTGGGCGCTGCTGCACGGCGACCTAGGCCTGTCGTTCCGCTACACCGACTGGTCCGTCACCGATCTCGTGCTGAAGGCGCTGCCCGTGAGTCTCGGCGTCGGCGGCGTGTCGGTGCCGATCGCCGTGGTGATCGGCGTCACGCTCGGCACGATTGCCGCCGTGCGCCGCGATAGCGTGATCGATCACGCGGTGATGGTGCTCGGCAATATCGGCAACGTCGTGCCGCCGTTCGTGCTCGGCCCGCTGCTGGTGTGGGTGTTCGCCATTCTGCTCAAGACCGCGGACGGCCACGGCTGGCTGCCCGCGGGCGGCTGGGGCGAAGGCGAGTGGCGCTATCGCGTGCTGCCCATCGCGCTTCTGACGATCATCAACGTCGCGCTGATCGCCCGCGTGATGCGCGGCAGCATGATCGAAGTGCTGTCGGGCAACTTCATCCGCACCGCGCGGGCGAAGGGCCTGCCCGCGCGCACGATCGTCCTGCGCCACGCGATGAAGCCCGCGCTGATGCCCGTCGTGTCGCTGCTCGGCTCGGTATGCATTTCGTCGATCACGGCGGCTGTCGTCACCGAATCGGTGTTCGCGCTGCCGGGTATCGGCCAGCTCGTCGTCAACGGCGCGATCAACCGCGACTACACGCTGGTGCTCGGCCTCGTCGTGCTGACGACAGCCGTCGCTGTTCTCTTCAACCTGCTCGTCGACCTTGCGTACGCATGGCTCGATCCGCGTATCCGCTATTGA
- a CDS encoding peptide ABC transporter substrate-binding protein yields MKTPFVYTTALAALVLTFQQHASAVTVPSGATLAASQELTRQVPAETESLDPAHIESWTGNTIGLDLFEGLTRIDATGAIVPGVAQSWTRTAPDTWVFKLRHDAKWSNGQPVTAADFVYAWQRVVDPKTGSKYTVLVEFVKNAKEIIAGKAPVTSLSARAVDPYTLEVKTDVPAAFFPQLTAMATMAPVDKAVVTKFGNDWTRPANFVGNGAFALTDWQPNNRLVINKNGNYWNAPKVAISKVTYLPIESDETAMRMYQAGQFDYTYTIPSGIYNQVDKQFGQQLQKGLQIATYYYSLNNDDPVFKDKRVRQALSMVVDRELLTSKLTSSGELPMYGLISKGTEGAAVFKPEWASWPMAKRVEYARNLLKEAGYSDAKPLTFTFTYNTNDLHKKVALFVTSEWRTKLGVTAKLENVEYKVLLKQRHDGKVQASRDGWFVDYNDAMSYFDLIRCGSVQNDQHYCNPKVDALIDQANQQTDDRQRTTLLSQAHDLAMNDYPMIPLFQYSAARLVKPYVGGYASTNYLDMRASQDLYLLKH; encoded by the coding sequence ATGAAAACACCGTTCGTTTATACGACGGCGCTGGCCGCGCTCGTCCTCACATTTCAGCAACACGCATCGGCCGTCACGGTCCCGTCGGGCGCCACGCTCGCCGCGAGCCAGGAACTGACCCGTCAGGTTCCCGCCGAAACCGAATCGCTCGACCCCGCGCACATCGAATCGTGGACGGGCAACACGATCGGCCTCGATCTGTTCGAAGGCTTGACGCGCATCGACGCAACGGGCGCGATCGTGCCTGGCGTCGCGCAGTCGTGGACGCGCACCGCGCCCGACACGTGGGTCTTCAAGCTGCGTCACGATGCGAAGTGGAGCAACGGCCAGCCCGTCACGGCAGCGGACTTCGTGTATGCGTGGCAGCGCGTCGTCGATCCGAAGACGGGTTCGAAGTACACGGTGCTCGTCGAGTTCGTGAAGAACGCGAAGGAGATCATCGCGGGCAAGGCGCCCGTGACGAGCCTCAGCGCGCGCGCCGTCGATCCGTACACGCTCGAAGTGAAGACCGACGTGCCCGCCGCATTCTTCCCGCAACTGACGGCGATGGCGACGATGGCCCCCGTCGACAAGGCAGTCGTAACGAAGTTCGGCAACGACTGGACGCGCCCGGCGAACTTCGTCGGCAACGGCGCGTTTGCGCTGACCGACTGGCAGCCGAACAACCGCCTCGTCATCAACAAGAACGGCAACTACTGGAACGCACCGAAGGTCGCGATCTCGAAGGTCACGTATCTGCCCATCGAAAGCGACGAAACGGCAATGCGCATGTACCAGGCCGGGCAGTTCGACTACACGTACACGATTCCGTCGGGCATCTACAACCAGGTCGACAAGCAGTTCGGCCAGCAGTTGCAGAAGGGCCTGCAGATCGCAACGTATTACTACAGCCTCAACAACGACGACCCCGTCTTCAAGGACAAGCGCGTGCGCCAGGCGCTGTCGATGGTGGTCGATCGCGAGCTGCTGACGTCGAAGCTCACGTCGAGCGGCGAACTGCCGATGTACGGCCTGATCTCGAAGGGCACGGAAGGCGCCGCCGTCTTCAAGCCGGAGTGGGCATCATGGCCGATGGCAAAGCGCGTCGAATACGCGCGCAATCTGCTGAAGGAAGCCGGCTACTCGGATGCGAAGCCGCTCACGTTCACTTTCACGTACAACACGAACGATCTGCACAAGAAGGTTGCCCTCTTCGTTACGTCGGAATGGCGCACCAAGCTCGGCGTCACCGCGAAGCTGGAGAACGTCGAGTACAAGGTGCTGCTCAAGCAGCGTCATGACGGCAAGGTGCAGGCGTCGCGCGACGGCTGGTTCGTCGACTACAACGACGCGATGTCGTATTTCGACCTGATCCGCTGCGGCAGCGTGCAGAACGACCAGCACTACTGCAACCCGAAGGTCGACGCGCTGATCGATCAGGCCAACCAGCAGACCGACGACAGGCAGCGCACCACGCTGCTCTCGCAGGCGCATGACCTCGCGATGAACGACTATCCGATGATCCCGCTGTTCCAGTACTCGGCGGCGCGTCTGGTGAAGCCGTACGTCGGCGGCTACGCATCGACCAACTATCTCGACATGCGCGCGTCGCAAGACCTGTACTTGCTCAAGCACTAA
- a CDS encoding cupin domain-containing protein, whose product MVTTLEKDTALALGSKIRALRQRLKRTLDETATAAGISKPFLSQVERGLASPSITSLAGIANALGVKVQYFVDTPSEERSVCRANELKFFGFADSANLFARMTNLSGGRQLEAILVRMPPGQKRSEVTTHAGEEFIYVIEGQVSLTLEGKTFVLRAGDSAHYESTVPHSWANTARKESVVVWVGTPRLF is encoded by the coding sequence ATGGTCACGACACTTGAGAAAGACACGGCACTTGCACTGGGGAGCAAGATCCGCGCGCTGAGGCAAAGGCTGAAGCGTACGCTTGACGAAACAGCGACAGCAGCAGGCATTTCGAAGCCGTTCCTGTCGCAGGTCGAGCGCGGTCTCGCGTCGCCGTCCATCACGTCGCTGGCAGGCATTGCGAATGCGTTGGGAGTGAAGGTGCAGTATTTCGTCGACACACCAAGCGAAGAGCGCTCGGTGTGTCGCGCAAACGAGTTGAAGTTTTTTGGTTTCGCAGACTCGGCGAACCTGTTTGCCCGGATGACCAATCTGTCGGGGGGCCGTCAGTTGGAAGCCATCCTTGTGAGGATGCCACCCGGGCAAAAGCGTTCCGAAGTCACGACACATGCCGGTGAAGAGTTCATCTATGTCATCGAAGGGCAAGTGTCGTTGACGCTGGAAGGCAAGACCTTCGTGCTGCGCGCCGGAGACAGCGCGCATTACGAGTCGACGGTGCCGCATAGCTGGGCCAACACGGCCCGCAAGGAATCGGTCGTCGTGTGGGTAGGTACGCCGAGATTGTTTTAG
- a CDS encoding peptide MFS transporter, with protein MKSPVSQTRSFSTVFLIEMWERFGYYGMAALLVLFMIDRLGFDDSRATLTWGAFAALVYASPSIGGWIGDKILGARRSMIFGALVLAAGYLMLALPNDSLEFMYASLGVIVVGNGLFKSNAANLVRRIYEGDDARIDSAFTIYYMAVNIGSTVSMLATPWIKDHWGWHAAFAVCCGGMLIAVVNYFLMFRTLTHVGSAPDAEPIRWKRVLAVAIGGIALGTATTFVLQHKAIAVACVYTAGVAILAIFAYMLLSCERSERSGLLAALILTLQVILFFVFYQQMSTSLTLFALRNVDPTFSLFGAHLFAWSAAQFQALNPIWIMLLSPLLAMLYTKLAKSGKDVPVAAKYAFGFAVVAAGFFVYAWSGSFAVNGRVSSWWMVGGYGLYSLGELLVSGLGLAMIARYVPARMSGFMMGAYFVATGVSQYLGSVVANLAKMPAGDLDPLISLPLYTKLFAELGWLAAVGAVVAILLLPLMGRLSRAHQQCAEQARSGEGVAASVQ; from the coding sequence ATGAAATCACCCGTATCCCAGACCCGGTCGTTTTCGACGGTCTTTCTCATTGAGATGTGGGAACGCTTCGGCTACTACGGCATGGCGGCGCTGCTCGTGCTATTCATGATCGACCGGCTCGGCTTTGACGATAGCCGCGCGACGCTCACGTGGGGCGCGTTCGCGGCGCTCGTGTATGCGTCGCCGTCGATCGGCGGCTGGATTGGCGACAAGATTCTCGGCGCGCGTCGCTCGATGATTTTCGGCGCGCTGGTGCTGGCGGCTGGCTACCTGATGCTTGCGCTGCCGAACGACAGCCTCGAGTTCATGTATGCGTCGCTGGGCGTGATCGTGGTTGGCAATGGGCTGTTCAAGTCGAACGCCGCGAACCTCGTGCGGCGCATTTATGAAGGCGACGATGCGCGCATCGACAGCGCGTTCACGATTTACTACATGGCGGTGAACATCGGCTCGACGGTGTCGATGCTGGCGACGCCGTGGATCAAGGATCACTGGGGCTGGCACGCGGCGTTCGCCGTCTGTTGCGGCGGCATGTTGATCGCCGTGGTGAACTACTTCCTGATGTTCCGCACGCTGACGCACGTTGGTTCCGCGCCGGATGCCGAACCGATCCGCTGGAAGCGCGTGCTGGCTGTTGCGATCGGCGGGATCGCGCTCGGCACGGCGACGACGTTCGTGTTGCAGCACAAGGCGATTGCCGTCGCATGCGTGTACACGGCGGGCGTCGCGATTCTGGCGATCTTCGCGTACATGTTGCTCAGCTGCGAGCGGTCGGAGCGCTCAGGCTTGCTGGCTGCGCTGATTCTGACGCTGCAGGTGATTCTGTTCTTCGTGTTCTATCAGCAGATGTCGACGTCGCTGACGTTGTTCGCGCTGCGCAATGTCGATCCGACGTTCTCGCTGTTCGGTGCGCATTTGTTTGCGTGGAGCGCCGCGCAGTTCCAGGCGCTGAATCCGATCTGGATCATGCTGCTGAGCCCGCTTCTTGCGATGCTGTATACGAAGCTCGCGAAGAGCGGTAAGGACGTGCCGGTTGCGGCGAAGTATGCGTTTGGTTTTGCCGTGGTGGCGGCGGGATTTTTCGTTTACGCATGGAGCGGTAGTTTTGCCGTCAACGGGCGGGTGTCGTCGTGGTGGATGGTCGGGGGTTATGGTTTGTACTCGCTCGGCGAGTTGCTGGTGAGCGGGCTCGGGCTCGCGATGATCGCGCGATATGTGCCGGCGCGGATGAGCGGTTTTATGATGGGCGCTTATTTTGTGGCGACGGGCGTGTCGCAGTATCTGGGTAGTGTTGTTGCGAATCTGGCGAAGATGCCGGCTGGGGATCTCGATCCTTTGATCTCTTTGCCGCTGTATACGAAGCTCTTTGCTGAGCTTGGGTGGTTGGCTGCTGTTGGGGCTGTTGTTGCTATCTTGTTGCTGCCGCTGATGGGGCGCCTTTCGCGGGCGCATCAGCAGTGCGCTGAGCAAGCGCGCAGCGGTGAGGGCGTGGCGGCCTCGGTGCAGTAA
- a CDS encoding IS4 family transposase, with product MVDENETDDWASAEFGEADLGDARLAQRLVALARRLACSPQGSFPQSLKPAELKAAYRFFDNTQVDTNGILAPHIAQTLDRMRQVPIVLAIQDTTEFNLSHLPATEGLGRGTGNNEQGFMMHSLLAVTPDGLPLGVLGVKTWVRPEAVFGKSAPAVTRPIEQKESVKWLEGIDHLAALKVRCEQTRFVCVGDRESDLYELFSAERPAGVDWLIRATHNRVARHPQGYLWETVLATTPLGNTELRIPTRSKLPQRIARLTLRCASVRLQSPRARASRRSLPEVDVFAIHAIEDNPPNGVEPLEWMLLSSVPTSSLEEVLERLAWYARRWTIETWHRVLKSGCRIEARQFGTLERFVRATALFAVIAWRILYATLLARTGTQLCCEVLLQPVEWQALYCHTHATTQLPEQVPTLQQTIVWIGMLGGYLNRTHDRPPGPTVIWRGFLVLHEITKMYQLFRQSG from the coding sequence TTGGTCGACGAGAACGAGACAGATGACTGGGCAAGTGCCGAATTTGGCGAGGCTGATCTGGGTGATGCGCGCCTGGCGCAGCGTCTTGTTGCGCTGGCTCGCCGACTCGCGTGCAGTCCGCAAGGTTCATTTCCTCAATCGCTCAAGCCGGCCGAACTGAAGGCTGCCTACCGTTTCTTCGATAATACGCAGGTCGACACGAACGGGATTCTCGCGCCCCATATTGCGCAAACACTTGATCGCATGAGACAGGTGCCGATCGTGCTGGCGATTCAGGACACAACGGAGTTCAACCTGTCGCATCTGCCTGCGACGGAGGGGCTGGGGCGCGGCACTGGCAACAATGAGCAGGGTTTCATGATGCACAGCCTGCTGGCAGTCACGCCCGATGGCTTGCCGCTAGGCGTGCTGGGCGTGAAGACCTGGGTACGCCCCGAAGCGGTGTTCGGCAAGAGTGCCCCCGCAGTCACGCGCCCGATCGAACAGAAGGAAAGCGTCAAATGGCTTGAAGGAATCGATCATCTCGCGGCACTCAAGGTACGTTGCGAACAGACGCGGTTTGTCTGTGTTGGAGACCGCGAGAGCGACCTTTACGAACTGTTTTCCGCCGAACGCCCCGCCGGAGTGGACTGGTTGATCCGCGCAACACACAACCGTGTAGCGCGTCATCCGCAAGGCTACCTTTGGGAAACTGTTCTGGCCACCACGCCCCTTGGCAACACTGAACTGCGGATACCAACCAGAAGCAAACTTCCTCAGCGCATAGCGCGACTGACGTTGCGTTGTGCGAGCGTGCGACTGCAATCTCCAAGAGCGCGCGCAAGCCGCCGCAGCCTGCCTGAGGTCGACGTCTTTGCGATTCACGCCATTGAGGATAATCCCCCGAACGGTGTTGAACCGCTTGAATGGATGCTGCTCAGTTCGGTGCCCACGAGCTCGCTTGAAGAAGTTCTCGAACGGCTGGCCTGGTACGCCAGACGCTGGACCATTGAGACGTGGCACCGTGTGCTCAAAAGCGGCTGCCGTATCGAGGCGCGCCAGTTCGGCACGCTCGAGCGGTTTGTGAGAGCGACTGCTCTGTTTGCCGTCATCGCGTGGCGCATCCTGTATGCCACGCTGCTTGCGCGAACGGGCACGCAGCTGTGCTGCGAAGTATTGCTCCAGCCAGTTGAATGGCAGGCGCTCTATTGCCATACCCACGCAACCACGCAACTGCCAGAGCAGGTTCCAACGCTGCAACAAACCATCGTGTGGATAGGCATGCTTGGCGGCTATCTGAATCGCACGCATGACCGCCCACCAGGACCGACAGTCATATGGCGTGGATTTCTCGTCCTGCACGAAATTACGAAGATGTATCAGCTCTTCAGGCAAAGCGGATAG
- the pdxR gene encoding MocR-like pyridoxine biosynthesis transcription factor PdxR, with amino-acid sequence MEIHLSVEGRHDLAGQIYRQLRAGIIEGRLAGGTQLPSTRDLATQLGVSRKTTLDVFERLLAEGFLHARPGSGTFVAGGLQRLPAEKPAHARAAHDAKTAPSSSARAQPVWHTVPEVLSPQTTPGTPYDFIGGITDKSHFPFDVWRRCVNHALRVQSRGRGTYRDAAGEQELRLAISRYLAFNRAVASNWEDVIVTQGAQHALDLIARVTLRPGDVAAIEDPGYPPARACLTAVGAKVVAVPVDAEGLVVSKLPKHARLVYVTPSHQFPLGMPMSLARRVELLEWAQQRDAVIIEDDYDCEYRFEGRPMEPLKSLDRTGLVAYVGTFSKTIFPELRVGYMVPPASLFDTLCKARQIGDWHGCSLTQTALSSFMLNGDFAKHLKRMHKLYAARRASLLAHLQGDLARWFEPIVPTAGIHMAALLKAPLTEAAVIEAARDESIALHGLAPFYVRATPQPGLVFGYGGIEAEQIDTALATLAKLLPRVESRT; translated from the coding sequence ATGGAAATCCACCTATCCGTAGAGGGCCGCCACGACCTGGCGGGGCAAATCTACCGACAACTGCGCGCAGGAATAATCGAAGGCCGCCTGGCAGGCGGCACCCAACTGCCTTCGACCCGCGATCTCGCGACGCAACTCGGCGTCTCCCGCAAAACGACCCTCGACGTCTTCGAGCGCCTGCTCGCCGAGGGCTTCCTGCATGCGCGCCCCGGCTCGGGCACCTTCGTCGCCGGAGGTTTGCAGCGGCTGCCCGCCGAAAAGCCAGCACACGCGCGTGCCGCCCACGACGCGAAAACAGCCCCCAGCTCCAGCGCCCGCGCTCAACCGGTATGGCACACCGTCCCCGAGGTACTCAGCCCGCAAACGACGCCCGGCACACCGTACGACTTCATCGGCGGCATTACCGACAAGTCCCATTTCCCTTTCGACGTCTGGCGCCGCTGCGTGAACCACGCGCTTCGCGTGCAGTCGCGCGGACGCGGCACGTATCGCGATGCCGCCGGCGAACAGGAATTGCGGCTCGCGATCTCGCGCTATCTCGCGTTTAATCGCGCCGTCGCGAGCAACTGGGAGGACGTCATCGTGACGCAGGGCGCGCAGCATGCCCTCGACCTCATCGCGCGCGTGACGTTGCGTCCCGGCGACGTCGCCGCTATTGAAGACCCCGGCTATCCTCCCGCGCGCGCGTGCCTCACGGCCGTGGGCGCGAAGGTCGTAGCCGTGCCCGTCGATGCCGAAGGCCTGGTCGTGAGCAAGCTGCCGAAGCACGCGCGGCTCGTCTATGTGACGCCGTCGCATCAGTTTCCGCTCGGCATGCCGATGAGTCTCGCGCGGCGCGTCGAGCTGCTCGAATGGGCGCAACAGCGCGACGCCGTCATCATCGAAGACGACTACGACTGCGAATACCGCTTCGAAGGACGGCCGATGGAGCCGCTGAAGAGCCTCGACCGCACGGGCCTCGTCGCGTACGTGGGAACGTTTTCGAAGACGATCTTCCCCGAGCTGCGCGTCGGTTACATGGTGCCGCCCGCGTCGCTATTCGACACGCTGTGCAAGGCGCGGCAGATTGGCGACTGGCATGGTTGCTCGCTGACGCAGACCGCGCTTTCCAGTTTCATGCTGAACGGTGACTTCGCCAAGCACCTGAAGCGGATGCACAAGCTTTACGCAGCGCGCCGCGCAAGCCTGCTTGCGCATCTGCAGGGCGACCTCGCTCGCTGGTTCGAGCCTATCGTGCCGACGGCGGGTATCCATATGGCTGCGTTGCTGAAGGCGCCGCTCACAGAGGCGGCCGTGATCGAAGCGGCCCGCGACGAATCGATCGCACTGCATGGGCTCGCGCCTTTCTATGTGCGCGCAACGCCGCAGCCAGGGCTTGTATTTGGCTATGGCGGCATCGAGGCCGAACAGATCGACACCGCGCTTGCGACGCTCGCGAAGCTGCTGCCACGTGTCGAATCAAGGACTTGA
- a CDS encoding HU family DNA-binding protein, with product MATSAKKVAKKAATVPTKKVAAKKAAAPAKKVTAKKVAVKASGVPSPIKDTFTKASLAAHVAERAGVEPKSAKAILAALEDTILGSVHKKGAGEFTLSGLLKIVVQTVPAKKKRFGKDPFTGQDRWFPAKPASVRVKARALKKLKDAAA from the coding sequence ATGGCGACTTCCGCAAAAAAGGTAGCCAAGAAGGCTGCTACGGTACCGACGAAGAAGGTTGCTGCAAAGAAAGCTGCTGCTCCCGCAAAGAAAGTCACGGCTAAGAAGGTCGCCGTGAAGGCGTCCGGCGTTCCCTCGCCGATCAAGGACACCTTCACGAAGGCCTCGCTGGCTGCACACGTTGCGGAGCGTGCGGGCGTCGAGCCGAAGTCGGCAAAGGCAATTCTGGCTGCACTCGAAGACACGATCCTCGGTTCGGTCCACAAGAAGGGCGCTGGCGAATTCACGCTGTCGGGTCTTCTGAAGATCGTCGTTCAGACTGTTCCGGCGAAGAAGAAGCGCTTCGGCAAGGACCCGTTCACGGGTCAGGATCGCTGGTTCCCGGCGAAGCCGGCAAGCGTGCGGGTCAAGGCACGTGCGTTGAAGAAGCTGAAGGACGCAGCAGCGTAA